In Aedes albopictus strain Foshan chromosome 3, AalbF5, whole genome shotgun sequence, the genomic window AAATACTGAAATTTTTACGCTGTTCGCGAGAGATGGATGCTGATGAAACAACAACGAGCTGTCAGTCGTGGCGGCGATGTTGTGATGgatcaaagtatctaaataccaaggtaagagattcccgctaatattcacggattagtgagaaaaggaaaaaagcaaaaaaatagttatgaagtttgcgctgatttgtatgggcgcatcactatttagcaaactttcttacgAAATTAAGCACTCCTATCGTAGAaacaattatttaattgcatctcactgaattaaatgtgacctccatgcaataaaacaggaaatatcgccatttgaaaatcggaaacattttttttaattggttctaaacatatttttttcagcatttagaaacatacaaactaataaaacttcatAAACTTTGCTGagataatgacattttagtgtaaaatcaccaacttttcatagctaacgcagatgtgttggtgagtctcatttttgacatttgcgggaatctcttaccttggtatttagatactttggtgATGGATACTTCCCAGAGACTCGGAACGAGATCGTACACTCTAAATTGAATTTGCCACTGTGTGCCAGCTAACGGTTGGTTGACATTTTGGAGTGTGTATCAAAACACGCGAGAATCAATCGCATCCTGGCATGTGTTTTAGTGCATTTTTGGATTctctttaaaatattttcaattattgAGCTCGTATTATAGTTATTTCTGTGAAATGAAGCGCAAATCAGAAAGCGGTAACAAACCCGCTTTTGTGAAGCGGAAAACGGAACTTGTATTTGATCCAAACAAGCGAAAGTAAGTACCGATTTTGTTGCCATCCATTCCCATCATTTCCACGTCTTGTATCTGTTCTTGTTTTGCTAGGGAATTTCTCACCGGATTCCACAAGCGTAAAGTGCACCGGAAAAAGCTAGCCCATGGCGATCTCCAGCGTAAACTCAAGGAGGAAACTCGTCGAATCCGGCTGGAGGCGAAGGATAACGTCAAGAAGCTGTACCATTCGTACAAACCGATCCCGGAGCTGACCGCTGCGGACCGTGAGGACGACGAATACGACACCGAAAACGTCACAGTCAAAGTGGTCGAACTGTCCACAACGGATCTGGCCAAGGAAAACAACTGGATCGGAGAGAATTCCGCAGTGGTGCGCGACGAGGAAGACGCCGAAGAGGACCAGGATGAAGAGGAATCCTCCAGCGACGACGAAGATGTCGACACTGTTCCAGGCATGGAACTGGATGGAGAAAGCTCGAAAAAGAGGAAATCCAAGCACGGCAACGATTCAGATGATGAGGATCAGGAGCAGCCAGAAGACAAACAGGCCCCATCCGGCGGAAAGCAGAAACCCCGCGGACCGGTACTTAACCTGGAGGGAGTTCGCTCCAAGAAAGAGCTGAACAAAAAGCTCAAACGGCACGCACAAAAGTCGATGCAGAAAAGCAAAGCCTTCCAGCGGTCGGTTCGGGTGCAGCAGCAAAAGCAGTTGAAAAACTCTCGCCGGGTTCGGCATTTCAAGACCAAACACCTGAAGCGAAAGGGTAAGTTGAATGACGGCGTTAAACAAGGCAAGGGAAAGAAACGTGGAGGGAGAGATTAGTTTGTAGGAATCTGTTTATAATAAAGGCTCTAAATGTTATGCTGTGTTGTTTGTATTCAGAGAAATCATTGGTAGTGAAACAGGTAACAGACAAAATATAAATATACCTAATAGACCctggtaccatttgggcaggagcacctattttgggcacttgctgctgtaactcagaaGGCACAGTATCTAGTTATGTTcagaaattcaagtcaatcggttcaaaaaatgactgagttacagcagcaagtgcccaaaataggtgcttctgCCCAAATGTTCCCAGACCCTAGGTAGGTCTAGGTATGTAGTTTGTTTCATTGAATTGATCATGACTGTACTGTGCAAAATGCACACCTTTTTGTTTTTgagctatactgcccccactcgcataacaaacggagtgctcatcttcgtacagggcagttaagggcggacgggacggtcggggaaatatccgccattgctctgttgctactaagatggtaatctcagattctacttcatattttgcaacaaaaacctatcactgtgtatgctcacttgcagtgcatatgctgattggttttcagcatcttcagtgcgatagaactcgagattaccatcttcgaaatcgcgaggcaaattgttagaaagagaggcaagataggaaaaataacacggcgtcccgtttcaccttaagtgtgtttttggaggcaacgtcgaaatgccgctttttcatttggttcggccgcgagcgcgtcgtcgtcgtcgtcgtctatttcacagtgctcgtcttcgtacagggcagtttagtgtgtatttggaggcaacgtcgaaatgccgctttttcatttggttcggccgcgagcgcgtcgtcgtcgtcgtctatttcacagtgctcaccttcgtacagggcagtttagtgtgtgtttggaggcaacgtccaaatgccgctttttcatttggttcggccgcgagcgcgtcgtcgtcgtcgtctatttcacagtgctcatcttcgtacaggacagtttagtgtgtttttggaggtaacgtcgaaatgccgctttgagtttttggaggcaaagtgtacaggccgcgttttcattcggatcgtccgtcgtcgtcgtctatttgactgtccACATCgacgtacccgtgtgtagttgtagcggttcagtgtgatttcggagaagaggccaattagtggaagatgctgtagcacatacgcactggacacttcgaaggatgttaattggtgagctctttccattttatcataacaataataataataataataataataataattaatgctaaaggatttatacaattctgctctggtttttgtgtatttatctaacaaatattgaaaagttcgtcacgtcatgtgtcggcgctagttccaaatgcacatttagttgataataaataatttcctttcattttttgcatgaacacaacaatttgaatggttcttcatcttcggtgtcgacatttgttatattttagtccaaatgaataaatgttttgactcaaataaaggttgcatgaatttctggaaaaagagagggtcggtaaaagatagacggcgaaccatgcggtaagatctttctgatttatttatcacgtgttattttgttaatacttgtgaattgatcgcgttcagcattgtctcgcgcggaaacgcaaactacagatgcgtcggtgtttagcattgtgttctccttagttgcgaattaaCAACTtttgtagggtgagttttgaggcacaaaagatcgcgttcgtcgtccaaggtttagaagggtatttcttcgcgagcgcattattaatcgcgaatcaaaacattacactcgtttaccccgacaaaatcctcaacacatctccatttcccctgtccaaactcctagtgatttctcgtagtaacgcagagaattcctcggttattggcctaagcgagaatcacgtcatcacttccttccctatcctcaattgacctgcattcagggctggtagcaaagactgatggttgaaatagttattttagtgaccaagttcacgaaaatagtgaccaaatagtgacttacacatggcaaaaaagtgactaaatagtgacttttgggaAACAAAAATATAATTAGCAGCCTAAAATTGTGAGCCGAACTTGATTTAGAAAATCTTGGGCTACCGCATAATAAACATTTTCAGGAAAAGCTTCTctttcaaaaattataaaaaatgcaTGTGTATACAATAGTTAACAAGCAGatattgtgcagaactagatgaATAGTAAGTCAATGAACGAAAAGGGCTGTTGACACCTACAGCTTCTCTTTAGTCGGTTCTAGAGAAATTCAATGCGGAAACATAGGTGCAAGTTCCTggtattttttttagtgaaagcTGATATTATCTTTAAGAATTTGATATGAGGCTAACTGAACAAATTTCTAAATAGATTTATATGAAAATTAATGCAGATATTTCTTTGGATCTTATAGAGAAATTCAGGTCAAATTAGGCCCTTGAGCCTTATTTGAAAGAGCTGCGGGATTTACTGCTGGCAAAAATCATGGAATAGTGTTTgctaaaatttctagagaaaattgtacaaaattacaaaaaaaagcgAAATTAAAAGAAATATATATATTTTCCTGGTAGGGAATAACGATGTTTCAGATACGaaattgcttttaaaaattccgggagaatttatttgatgatttttttttaagaaaatcaagaAAGCATAGATAGATAAATCAACAATATGTGGGCaaatttatgtaagaatttctcacatttctttgaaaatatttgcgAGAAACCTGTCAAAACTATAAGAAGGGGAAATTTAGGCAGAATTTGTTATAGAATTCCTGTAGTATTTGTTAACGTATATATTTCAAACATTTCCGAGGAATTACAAAAAACAATCAGTGACGAAAAtgacattttaattttaaatttctctcacatttgaagtttttgaaaaaatagttCGGGATGCaatttcttatttatttttgagCGGATTCTCCGTAGAAGTTATTAAATTTACAGAGTAGCTAGTGACTGGAGTATCTGGAAATCTGGGAAGCTGGGGAATAATAAGTGTTGATAGCTATCGTTTCCAATAAGCTTCAAAAATATCAGCAAAAAGGAAAGCAAAAAGTTAAAGACAAAATAGTCAAAACAGTATTTGACGGTGTTCCCGAAAAAACTGTTGTCAAAAGTAGTGgacaatttttgaaaatcgaATGGAAAAtatcatttcaaagatttctcttccAAACATTCGCCAAAGAATTTTATCATTTTCTAGGCGTGGAACTAGAATATCATACCTACAGAAATTTAGACAAAAGCTTAGCTAGAGATAAAATTTCACAAGTAATATTCAGtgattttcaccaaaatcctgcatgaattcatgcagaaattgtcATGGAGGTCATACAGGAGCATATTTCGAAGTCCGCATCGACAATTATTGTAACGTTAATTCCGTCgagaacttcttcaagagttctgGCAAATATTTTGTGCTTTTTATTTCCGAGAATAATGGCAAGTTTATTCAGATTTCTCACCAATatttgttccggtaatagttcaaaAACATTCATCACTTTACTGTAGAATGTTCAGAAACTTCAATGGGAAAGAATGCTTTTTAGTTTGTCGTATGAATCTTGTGCAAAAAGACAACCCCTGAATAGATGAATCAGTTTCACACTGGAGATTTTTCTGTTAAAGACACCTAACTTGACTTAACAATACCACAATACTCAAAATCAGTCAGTCTATTTTGACAATTGATACATTAGCTAACACAGCTACTAAACATGTTATTGTCTCCAGTCACACAAATGCTTCATTTGCACTTTTATCACTCCAATTCTTATTTTTCCCGCTGAATAGATTATCATTTGCCACAAAACactaaaaatagttgaaaatagtgactttttaacagaaaaagtgactttagttgaaacatcttgaaaatagtgactttttagtgactgacccgaaaatagtgaccaagtcactaaatagtgactcgctaccaggcctgcattcggacgcggccggcgctggtattgcttattgaaaagtattgggattccagcatttacacaatgaagagaaagctaatcccaagcatcatctgttggttctttgtgtaaatgcagttgtccttgcaataacagaggagcaaccgcgggcggtcaatcatgctcatgctcatgctatactgcccccactcgcataacagtcccatctttgctgggattcctattcatatgggacagttttgcgagtgggggcagtatagcgaagactactttatcaagaagacatcatGCAACTCTATTATTTTATCATACTAACGgaaagcgtcaccgacggcaccgccgactggtgagctaaggtggtacctttgtgtaaaagtgtaagagtgtattggtgcgagtatgaaaatttacacatactatcatgaatagtgccaccttcatccggggtgacgctgctagcagtgactcccgattttcagcagtcgagtcagcagtgctgcaagtcttcttgataatgtagTCTTcgtttcttgattctgaactgaaCTCAACATGCGGTGTCCAGGAAAGCCTGGAATCAaggatgactccaacgtactttacctgttcaatcacattgatttcagaatcaaggagacgtaaaggtcgaacaccattacggtttcgcttttccgtgaaaagaacaatagatgttttactcggattaaccgaaaggccatattggcgacaccaaccctcaactacctgaagagcgttttgcatcaggtcgaaagggatgctgatgcacataccgactaacaatgttaggtagtcgtcggcaaaaccataagtaggaaaaccgctattattgagttgcctcaatagcgtatctgctacgagattccacaaaagtgatgataagactcccccttgggggcatccacaaacactcaatttcctaattgccgcttgacgcaatagcgagaagagatgtcggtttctgagcatttggtgaatccaattggaaatcataggTGATATGCCACGaacccgtgcggcttccaagatggcatcgaaaggcacgttgtcaaaggcaccttcgatatctaagaaaacacccaagcaggattgcttttgagcgaatgccttttcgatatcgtaaacaactttgtgtaaaagagtcacagtggactttccagattggtaagcatgttggttcacatgaagaggcacattggccagatgaacatcacggatgtgatgattgacaatgcgttctaagtatAGATACTATacatagattccatagactcgcggaggcgaagacaactgtagccaaacgaactgtcagttcgtgtagccaaacgagcatgacgtcacgatttcaatagcgacaatggattgcgtgacgtcatattcgctcggtacactctaaattcatgacaaaacacactaaaatcgtattgctcaaccatgtctccgcgagtctatggaatctatagtgtctatactgcccccattcgcataacagtcccatgtttgctgggtttcctattcacatgggactgttgtgcgaatgggggcagtatagttctaagcagtgctgaaaaattcacttcgtcatatctaaattcaatcacttacagttcgttttagaagctgaacctgagaatatggtatttgaaaaacttgtgcagctggtgctgctagaccagttctgcaagaaagtcacggaaaaaccgctattttcgaatgtttaaggtaaatgtcatggaTTACctacgaaaaatgccaatgatattcacggagaatatcatttggcattttttaaaggtagtcagtgacatttaccttaaatattcgaaaaatagcggtttttccgtgacttcttgcagaactggtcttgctgcacaagtttttcatatgccatattctcaggttcagcttcaaaaatgagttgtaggtaattgaatttagatatgatgaaattaaattttcagcactggttcttaagcatttcagaagaacagacgcagattgagtgtaaatgggatttggcaaaagtcgatACCTACCCACGACtacccctcaggtagcaaaatttgataaaaagttagttttgaccattttgggtgttggtctgaaactctttgcttcttcatacgacgcacgacccactttcggaataaactttacagtaatatctcgccaggatttgggaatagactcagtagcaaaactgcaaacaagtagttgtttcaaaacatgtttgaaatgatcaaatcccttctgaagcaaaataggataaatcccatctgccccaagaGGAGGAAAGCTATTTATTGCCCATTTAATCGATTCCagactccgagccgaagctaaagaatcaaaactacaagaaaagacatcaggttcatccgaagatgtaatattcacATATCCGGGGAAGTGTTTTTTTAtataatgagaaaatctgcaacagatacccaagaggtggttcctcgggtgatgtgggaatcgacccactaaaaactcattctctctcttccttaccttcgtggtacgcccgttagggatgacttcgagatatccggggaagtgtgtactgaataaacattccaaaacttcctcatcagaggaagtgaaatcaccatttggtaaacgaagttcgttctcttgaaaatccttagattttacaatatttcgttcagccgactggcttcactcagactggaaacatttgtacaaagtttTTTCCAGCCGGTTTGTTCAGCAgatcgaagagctttctggtaggccttgcgagccgacctgaaagccttcggaaccagccgaacgtcgtctgttccaactcttgctacattgtttcctgagtttcgccagatcagagttccaccaaggggatcctcgtgtgatcttcacagaccgtagagggcatgctacttcaaaagcttccatgatgaaggtcgttgtagtatcaacggtatcatctaaatcacttgaaatgtcaatggatggtgagtatccatgaaatttggtcgcaaccaaatcagtaaaagatctcagtttgttgaccgaggattcctgaaacgcaatgtttgcggaGTAACATTtaaattctgctattctgctattctgctattatcaacgcatcccctggctttcgcccatctgcgttgtcttttcactaggcaatacgtctaccaattgatgtttatgggcttgccggaccaagtcatgtagctaagccaaacaccccacctacaactgttgggtaggcaccattgtcccgcccactggtcttttacagctagttgtaggtgcatgtgtgcgtgtaagtgttGGTGtaagtgtgttagtgttggtgtattgtaggcgccaactcgttctaatccactcggattgctaacaccctattgaaccattacccttaaatctggcaatctatgaaatagaatgagttaagcgcctgtacataagtcagtcaatcaaacaaggaatattagtattaaagcgaagatacaatgaagcaacgccccaaacctcgagagcacaaaccccaagaaccaaatgacaggctgcgcgaacagtcgatcgactgacCACCACCAGtggataaccaatcgagcaaaccctccagcacaaaccgccaccagctctcccgacctgcgcccaacaaatccgaggcacagcccagccatagcttcacatTAAAAccaaaaatctagattgcagagtacaatacttcccaa contains:
- the LOC109416759 gene encoding nucleolar protein 12, whose protein sequence is MKRKSESGNKPAFVKRKTELVFDPNKRKEFLTGFHKRKVHRKKLAHGDLQRKLKEETRRIRLEAKDNVKKLYHSYKPIPELTAADREDDEYDTENVTVKVVELSTTDLAKENNWIGENSAVVRDEEDAEEDQDEEESSSDDEDVDTVPGMELDGESSKKRKSKHGNDSDDEDQEQPEDKQAPSGGKQKPRGPVLNLEGVRSKKELNKKLKRHAQKSMQKSKAFQRSVRVQQQKQLKNSRRVRHFKTKHLKRKGKLNDGVKQGKGKKRGGRD